From a single Micromonospora carbonacea genomic region:
- the tpiA gene encoding triose-phosphate isomerase, translated as MAAITRRPLMAGNWKMNLNHLEANLLVQKLAASLTAQQLTDVECVVLPPFTDLRTVQTAIEGDKLLIGYGGQDLSPYPSGAYTGDISGAMLAKLGCTYVVVGHSERRQYHHEDDALVNDKVTAALAHGLTPILCIGEGLEVREQLRHVPHCCDQLDGALRGLTPEQVTKVVVAYEPVWAIGTGKTATPEDAQEVCGEVRKRLVETYDQATADQVRILYGGSVKSSNVASIMAQPDVDGALVGGASLDGEEFAKICRFPEHISR; from the coding sequence GCCGCTGATGGCTGGCAACTGGAAGATGAACCTCAACCACCTCGAGGCCAACCTGCTGGTGCAGAAGCTGGCCGCGAGCCTCACCGCGCAGCAGCTCACCGACGTCGAGTGCGTCGTGCTGCCGCCCTTCACCGACCTGCGCACCGTGCAGACCGCGATCGAGGGCGACAAGCTGCTCATCGGCTACGGCGGGCAGGACCTGTCGCCGTACCCGTCGGGGGCGTACACCGGGGACATCTCCGGGGCGATGCTGGCGAAGCTCGGCTGCACCTACGTGGTGGTCGGCCACTCCGAGCGGCGGCAGTACCACCACGAGGACGACGCGCTGGTCAACGACAAGGTGACCGCCGCGCTGGCCCACGGGCTCACCCCGATCCTGTGCATCGGCGAGGGCCTGGAGGTGCGCGAGCAGCTGCGGCACGTGCCGCACTGCTGCGACCAGCTCGACGGCGCGCTGCGGGGGCTCACCCCGGAGCAGGTCACCAAGGTCGTCGTGGCGTACGAGCCGGTGTGGGCGATCGGGACGGGCAAGACCGCCACCCCGGAGGACGCCCAGGAGGTGTGCGGTGAGGTGCGCAAGCGCCTCGTCGAGACCTACGACCAGGCGACCGCCGACCAGGTGCGCATCCTCTACGGCGGGTCGGTGAAGTCCTCGAACGTGGCCTCGATCATGGCCCAGCCGGACGTGGACGGGGCCCTGGTGGGCGGCGCGAGCCTCGACGGCGAGGAATTCGCCAAGATCTGCCGGTTCCCGGAGCACATCAGCCGCTGA